The following are encoded together in the Pseudidiomarina andamanensis genome:
- the fghA gene encoding S-formylglutathione hydrolase gives MMINKISETKAFGGRQIRYEHQSSTLNCTMQFSVFLPPQAEQQSVPALYWLSGLTCTDENFSSKAGAQRIAAELGIAMIIPDTSPRGDGVPDDPEQAYDFGLGAGFYVNATQQPWANHYHMYDYIVTELPALVEQHLPVTQKRSISGHSMGGHGALVMALRNQTMYASVSAFAPICHPTQCPWGHKAFSGYLGDDRAAWLDYDATELLLKLRVAPPMLVSQGEADNFLAEQLRPDDLAAAIAETGVEATLERHQGYDHSYYFIASFIEQHLRFHAQYLL, from the coding sequence ATTATGATAAATAAAATCAGCGAAACCAAAGCGTTTGGTGGTCGTCAAATTCGTTATGAGCACCAATCTAGCACACTGAACTGCACCATGCAGTTCAGTGTCTTTTTACCGCCACAAGCAGAACAACAATCGGTTCCAGCGCTTTATTGGCTATCAGGGTTAACCTGTACCGACGAAAACTTCAGCAGCAAGGCCGGCGCGCAACGTATCGCAGCAGAGCTGGGTATCGCCATGATTATTCCAGATACTAGCCCGCGCGGTGACGGCGTTCCCGATGACCCTGAGCAAGCCTATGATTTTGGGCTTGGCGCCGGTTTTTATGTGAATGCCACACAACAACCATGGGCAAATCACTATCACATGTATGATTATATAGTGACTGAACTCCCAGCGTTGGTTGAACAACACCTACCTGTCACCCAAAAGCGCAGCATTAGCGGTCATTCAATGGGAGGGCATGGTGCTTTGGTTATGGCATTGCGTAATCAAACTATGTACGCCAGCGTGTCCGCTTTTGCACCAATTTGTCACCCTACGCAGTGCCCTTGGGGACACAAAGCGTTTTCTGGCTATCTTGGCGATGATCGTGCGGCATGGTTGGACTACGATGCGACTGAACTGTTATTGAAGTTACGTGTGGCGCCACCGATGTTGGTATCTCAAGGCGAAGCAGATAACTTCTTGGCGGAGCAACTACGCCCTGATGATTTAGCCGCAGCGATAGCCGAAACCGGTGTTGAGGCGACGCTTGAACGTCATCAGGGTTATGACCACAGCTACTACTTTATTGCGAGCTTTATTGAGCAACATTTAAGGTTTCACGCCCAGTACTTACTTTAG
- a CDS encoding putative bifunctional diguanylate cyclase/phosphodiesterase, producing MSPRRAAAAIAFLYLFLGYIWISFSDRFLLTIAAESSYLTELQTYKGWTYVTITAGLLYLLAYRALQRERNLSERDGLTLLLNRHMFERELASEIQYAHDNQQNLSVIMLNIDGFKQINSHVSLEAGDKFLIAVASELREACHQQALIARFGNDEFAIALPDSTWPDDVLPLLQQIQRRIAHIRISESPQLSFTASAGLALYPRDGSAASELIDAADLALEQARQTERGSYKLYNAELSAIMSNKARLLFDLKSAIEKRQLTVVYQPQFCVSENRMTGLEVLVRWNHPERGIIPPCDFIPLAEQNGLICGITDFVMQQAISELTEYGLLYRDVQRVSFNVSAADFNGNESCDRFLSNLALLPGDWSVIELELTESAALLNLEGVKQVLEKLTEKGVQVSLDDFGTGYSSLNTLRLLPIKEVKIDQSFVKDIVQNKQDAKLVKTILAMAQALHLRVVAEGVETHAQANYLMKAGCEEFQGYLYARPMPINHLVTFINNLKQQQRAQS from the coding sequence ATGTCGCCGCGCCGCGCCGCAGCAGCCATAGCGTTTCTTTATTTATTTCTTGGCTATATCTGGATTAGTTTCTCAGATCGATTTCTGCTAACCATCGCAGCAGAATCAAGCTATTTAACTGAGCTTCAAACCTATAAAGGCTGGACTTACGTCACGATTACTGCTGGTCTACTCTACCTACTTGCTTATCGCGCTCTTCAGCGTGAAAGAAACCTTTCAGAACGTGACGGACTCACACTTCTCTTGAATCGTCACATGTTTGAACGTGAACTTGCCAGCGAAATTCAATATGCGCACGATAACCAGCAAAACCTCAGTGTGATTATGTTGAACATTGATGGCTTTAAACAAATTAATAGCCATGTAAGTTTAGAAGCTGGCGATAAATTCCTGATTGCCGTAGCTAGTGAGCTTCGTGAAGCTTGTCATCAGCAAGCGCTCATTGCACGCTTTGGGAATGATGAGTTTGCTATCGCTTTGCCTGATTCAACATGGCCAGATGATGTGCTGCCGCTGCTTCAACAAATTCAACGACGAATTGCTCATATTCGTATTTCGGAATCACCTCAACTGAGTTTTACTGCAAGCGCTGGGCTTGCGCTTTACCCTCGTGATGGTTCTGCAGCAAGCGAATTAATTGATGCAGCTGATCTGGCTCTTGAGCAAGCACGACAGACAGAGCGCGGCAGTTATAAGCTCTATAACGCAGAATTAAGTGCCATCATGTCAAACAAAGCACGCTTATTGTTTGATTTAAAATCTGCCATTGAAAAACGTCAGCTTACTGTGGTGTATCAGCCACAATTTTGCGTTAGTGAAAACCGCATGACGGGTCTTGAAGTGTTAGTGCGCTGGAATCATCCAGAGCGAGGCATTATTCCACCTTGCGATTTCATCCCATTAGCTGAGCAAAATGGACTTATCTGCGGCATTACTGATTTTGTGATGCAACAAGCCATTTCCGAACTGACAGAGTACGGCCTTCTATATCGCGATGTGCAGCGTGTCTCGTTCAATGTTTCAGCGGCTGATTTTAATGGCAATGAGAGCTGTGACCGTTTCTTATCGAACTTGGCGCTATTACCAGGTGACTGGTCGGTCATTGAACTTGAACTAACTGAAAGTGCTGCGCTGCTCAATTTAGAGGGCGTTAAGCAAGTGCTTGAGAAACTGACGGAGAAAGGTGTGCAGGTTTCGTTAGATGACTTCGGTACCGGTTATTCTTCGTTAAATACACTCAGATTATTACCGATCAAAGAAGTGAAAATTGATCAAAGTTTCGTCAAAGATATTGTGCAGAACAAACAAGATGCCAAGCTTGTAAAAACGATTCTAGCTATGGCACAAGCTTTACATCTCCGCGTTGTTGCTGAGGGTGTTGAAACCCATGCGCAGGCAAACTATTTAATGAAAGCAGGCTGTGAAGAGTTTCAAGGCTACCTTTACGCACGACCAATGCCAATCAATCATTTAGTGACGTTTATTAATAATCTTAAACAGCAGCAACGTGCGCAATCTTGA
- a CDS encoding sensor domain-containing diguanylate cyclase: MKTQRTIAELIEVIPDAALILNRDNQLVMVNAMLTDMFGYSQRRELLGQPLDILLPDAVRAEHSKHVASFFNSAQNRPMGRGFKFSGQRKDGSTIYVEIMLSHVEFDGEHFAIAFVRDATTMQMTEDKIRRELEHERKLAQTDHLTGLANRRAFVEALDNEIHNLHEHGLDFAVCFIDLDDFKKINDTHGHQVGDEVLQQIGHVIATACRANDLVARIGGDEFATIHVGASLEDAMTVLERIRERLVHEFAEHDWPVTLSMGICHCNDAEHHFDVARILRAADKAMYEAKKQGKNQIKIAHVAAV; encoded by the coding sequence ATGAAAACGCAAAGAACAATTGCTGAACTTATTGAAGTTATTCCCGATGCTGCACTGATTCTTAATCGAGATAACCAGCTTGTGATGGTGAATGCGATGCTGACCGATATGTTCGGTTACTCGCAACGCCGTGAATTATTAGGGCAACCGCTTGATATCTTGCTTCCTGACGCAGTTCGGGCTGAGCATAGCAAACATGTCGCATCTTTTTTTAACTCAGCGCAAAACCGTCCTATGGGGCGAGGCTTTAAATTTTCTGGGCAACGCAAAGATGGCAGTACAATTTACGTTGAGATCATGCTTAGTCATGTCGAGTTTGATGGTGAACATTTTGCAATAGCCTTTGTTCGTGATGCAACAACCATGCAAATGACCGAAGATAAAATTCGTCGAGAGCTTGAGCATGAACGTAAGTTGGCACAAACCGATCACTTAACCGGGCTGGCGAATCGTCGCGCATTTGTTGAGGCTCTGGATAATGAAATTCATAATTTGCACGAGCACGGTCTCGATTTTGCAGTTTGTTTTATCGATTTAGATGATTTTAAAAAAATAAATGACACGCACGGTCATCAGGTAGGCGATGAGGTGTTGCAACAAATTGGTCATGTGATCGCAACGGCGTGCCGTGCGAACGATTTGGTCGCGCGAATTGGCGGCGACGAGTTTGCTACCATTCATGTGGGCGCTTCACTAGAGGATGCAATGACCGTATTGGAGCGTATTCGAGAACGTTTAGTACACGAATTTGCAGAGCACGATTGGCCTGTCACGCTATCTATGGGAATTTGTCATTGTAACGATGCCGAGCATCATTTCGATGTTGCAAGGATTTTACGCGCTGCTGATAAAGCTATGTACGAAGCCAAAAAACAGGGCAAAAACCAGATCAAGATTGCGCACGTTGCTGCTGTTTAA
- a CDS encoding diguanylate cyclase domain-containing protein, whose translation MFSTHTRRVTFIVAVLTSLIFALVAIEYLHVLNKERVKSEQLSQLQSEFTEVRADLESELNAALYSIWGIASYLATHPESGPEQWRSLAQPIVESNTFVRNLAIAPNNIISFVYPVAGNEAVLGYDYEQNSEQRDVVKRAQITKQTLLAGPVPLIQGGEGIIYRIPIFTHEGETETYWGLIALVIDSNRLFEASGVLNLGAFYDFAIRGRDGTGPDGDVFFGDEETFSTADFREKVRFPNGSWSVALSTDSHIEGSFWEQERIRLIGYPFVAALYIMLFTLFAWYRSSYSEAMADPLTNVANRRMVMERLQTLIQINERHPTPFAVVVVDIDRFKDVNDQFGHHAGDTVLKTIAQRMFTNTRATDTVARIGGDEFLIVLMGVNDLKTVAEQCAKIAEIISAPIRYKANDIKVTASLGYALFGKDTKTVEALIQSADHKMYKNKRMS comes from the coding sequence GTGTTTTCAACTCATACGCGTCGCGTCACTTTCATTGTTGCTGTTTTAACCTCGCTAATATTTGCCTTGGTGGCAATTGAGTACTTGCATGTTCTCAACAAAGAACGGGTTAAATCTGAGCAGCTGAGTCAATTGCAGAGCGAATTTACTGAAGTTCGCGCTGATCTAGAATCTGAGCTTAATGCCGCGCTTTATAGTATTTGGGGGATAGCAAGTTATCTCGCAACACACCCTGAAAGTGGGCCTGAACAATGGCGCTCGTTGGCACAACCTATTGTTGAAAGCAATACCTTCGTAAGAAATCTGGCAATAGCGCCCAATAATATTATTTCGTTCGTTTACCCGGTTGCAGGAAACGAGGCCGTATTGGGGTATGACTATGAACAGAATTCCGAGCAGCGGGATGTTGTTAAGCGTGCGCAAATAACGAAACAAACATTATTAGCTGGGCCCGTACCTCTTATTCAAGGCGGCGAAGGCATTATCTACCGCATTCCTATTTTTACTCACGAGGGTGAAACCGAAACTTACTGGGGGCTTATTGCACTCGTTATCGATAGTAATCGATTATTTGAAGCCAGTGGAGTGCTCAACCTCGGTGCATTTTATGATTTTGCTATTCGAGGCCGCGATGGAACAGGGCCGGATGGGGATGTGTTTTTTGGCGATGAAGAGACGTTTTCTACAGCAGATTTTCGTGAAAAGGTACGTTTTCCGAATGGATCTTGGTCGGTAGCGCTCTCTACCGATTCTCATATTGAAGGTAGTTTTTGGGAACAAGAACGAATTCGACTGATCGGATATCCATTTGTCGCCGCCTTATATATCATGCTCTTTACATTGTTTGCTTGGTATCGTTCATCTTACAGCGAAGCGATGGCTGACCCCTTAACGAATGTGGCGAATCGCCGTATGGTCATGGAGCGATTGCAAACACTAATACAGATTAATGAACGTCATCCAACGCCATTTGCCGTTGTTGTTGTTGATATTGACCGCTTTAAAGACGTCAATGATCAGTTTGGTCACCACGCAGGTGACACGGTATTAAAAACCATAGCTCAACGCATGTTCACTAATACGCGAGCAACAGACACCGTTGCGCGAATTGGTGGCGACGAATTTTTGATAGTCTTAATGGGTGTGAATGACCTGAAGACAGTTGCAGAACAGTGTGCGAAAATTGCCGAAATTATCTCAGCGCCTATTCGATATAAGGCTAACGATATAAAAGTGACGGCTAGTCTTGGTTATGCTTTATTTGGCAAAGATACCAAGACTGTAGAAGCCCTTATTCAAAGTGCTGATCATAAGATGTACAAAAATAAACGGATGTCATGA
- a CDS encoding patatin-like phospholipase family protein, with amino-acid sequence MRRLISVIGIVFLSQLTGCATYGVIDNQSQTESDAPRNYSLMNYDANHSRSDDITLVLAFSGGGSRAAALSYGVLEGLRDTTITIDDEEVKLLNEVDMITSVSGGSFTAAYYGLHGNKIFEDFEKDFLRRDYVSEWLYGVASPLLWFSDKGRTDIATRIYEQRLFKGATFADLSQKDGPLILINASDLGGGIRFSFIQEYFDLLCSNIASFPIARAVTASSAVPVMLNPVVLKNHKGCYNPAQNYLEELDETRIEEAKLAPHLIETVKTLRSYKNRDERQYIHLVDGGITDNLGLMAFYELVEIGGGITNFMERIGSKPSKRLVIISVNASTKPRYNIEHTNEIPDIEPTISAVTDTQLHRYNAATISLIRRSMERWSDELSNFWQPIDPYFIEISFDGIQQESRRIFLNQIPTSLSLSEEQADELTKVGVELLQNNTDFQRLLHDIKREQ; translated from the coding sequence ATGCGTCGGTTAATTTCTGTAATCGGTATCGTTTTTTTAAGTCAGCTCACCGGATGTGCGACATACGGGGTTATCGACAACCAGTCGCAAACCGAAAGTGATGCGCCGAGAAACTATTCATTAATGAACTATGATGCAAATCATTCGCGCTCAGATGATATTACCTTAGTGTTAGCTTTTTCTGGTGGCGGGAGTCGAGCTGCAGCGTTGTCATACGGCGTGCTTGAAGGGCTTCGTGATACCACCATTACTATTGATGACGAAGAAGTAAAACTGCTCAATGAAGTCGATATGATCACCTCAGTTTCTGGCGGTAGCTTTACTGCCGCGTATTATGGTCTGCATGGCAACAAGATATTTGAAGACTTTGAAAAAGATTTTCTGCGTCGAGATTATGTCTCCGAATGGTTGTATGGTGTGGCGAGTCCATTGCTGTGGTTTTCTGATAAAGGTCGTACCGATATCGCCACAAGAATTTATGAACAACGTTTATTCAAAGGTGCAACATTTGCTGATTTAAGTCAAAAAGATGGGCCTCTCATTTTAATTAACGCTTCCGACTTAGGAGGTGGCATTCGTTTTTCGTTTATTCAAGAGTACTTTGACCTACTCTGTTCCAATATTGCCAGCTTTCCCATTGCTCGAGCCGTCACGGCATCTTCAGCGGTTCCTGTGATGCTTAACCCAGTGGTCTTAAAGAATCACAAAGGTTGCTACAACCCTGCACAGAACTATCTCGAAGAACTCGATGAAACGCGCATTGAAGAAGCGAAACTCGCGCCACATTTAATCGAGACAGTAAAAACTCTCCGTAGCTATAAAAATCGCGACGAACGCCAGTACATCCATCTCGTTGACGGCGGCATTACGGACAATTTAGGGCTGATGGCCTTTTATGAATTGGTTGAAATTGGCGGTGGCATCACCAATTTTATGGAGCGCATTGGTAGCAAGCCCTCCAAACGATTGGTGATTATTTCTGTGAACGCGTCAACCAAGCCGCGTTACAATATTGAGCACACGAATGAGATACCTGATATCGAACCTACAATCAGTGCCGTTACCGACACTCAATTGCATCGCTACAATGCGGCAACCATTAGCTTGATTCGACGTAGTATGGAGCGTTGGTCAGACGAACTCTCGAACTTTTGGCAACCGATTGATCCGTACTTTATTGAGATCAGTTTTGATGGCATCCAACAAGAAAGTCGACGTATTTTTCTTAATCAAATACCAACAAGCTTGTCGTTGAGTGAAGAGCAGGCGGATGAACTAACTAAAGTCGGTGTTGAGTTATTACAAAACAACACCGACTTTCAACGGTTACTGCACGATATCAAACGTGAACAATAA
- a CDS encoding catalase family peroxidase, giving the protein MKYALSISAGAVALALATSSVAVADDHKYAPPASANAQDFIAVFKELNGVHPGLRKAHAKGVCAAGKFTPSAAATDRFNTALFDSGEVPVTLRFSMGGGNPEADERQGTRGVGIQFQLPNNQQHNIAGITSALFSGSTPNHFLGLLQWNLKIMRGEATREDIAKYIAANPSMQAAVEWNKGKMPSTEYTNADYYGIHAFWAAGEQQREKFRWQLVPTSGNEYLTQEEQKSLPTTFLAERLMERLEADGEVSFDWHWTIGAEEDPTNDPSVLWPEDRERVHVGKITITAAGGENCTPINFDPMRVVRGIQPSDDPVLPMRSAAYAISFGQRLSNQ; this is encoded by the coding sequence CGCACCACCAGCTTCAGCAAATGCACAAGATTTTATTGCTGTATTTAAAGAATTAAATGGTGTCCATCCAGGGCTCCGAAAGGCTCATGCTAAGGGAGTTTGTGCTGCCGGAAAATTCACTCCTTCAGCAGCGGCAACCGACCGGTTTAATACGGCCTTATTTGATTCTGGCGAAGTGCCTGTCACATTACGTTTTTCGATGGGCGGCGGTAATCCAGAAGCTGATGAACGCCAGGGTACGCGAGGTGTTGGCATTCAATTTCAATTACCGAATAACCAGCAGCACAATATTGCTGGTATCACCTCAGCGCTATTTTCTGGCAGTACACCTAACCATTTCCTTGGTTTGCTGCAATGGAATTTGAAAATCATGCGTGGTGAGGCGACTCGTGAAGATATTGCGAAGTACATCGCCGCAAATCCATCCATGCAAGCAGCGGTAGAATGGAATAAAGGCAAAATGCCATCAACCGAATATACCAATGCGGATTATTACGGTATTCATGCGTTTTGGGCTGCTGGTGAGCAACAGCGTGAGAAGTTTCGTTGGCAACTCGTGCCAACTTCAGGCAATGAGTATTTAACGCAAGAAGAGCAAAAATCGCTACCGACCACGTTTTTAGCTGAGCGATTAATGGAACGACTAGAGGCCGACGGCGAGGTGAGTTTCGATTGGCACTGGACCATTGGCGCGGAAGAAGATCCTACCAATGATCCATCCGTGTTGTGGCCGGAAGATCGTGAACGAGTTCATGTTGGCAAAATCACGATTACCGCTGCTGGCGGTGAAAATTGTACGCCAATCAACTTTGACCCAATGCGTGTTGTCCGCGGTATTCAGCCTAGTGATGACCCGGTATTACCGATGCGCTCAGCAGCTTATGCCATTTCATTTGGTCAACGTTTAAGTAATCAATAA